One window from the genome of Gimesia aquarii encodes:
- a CDS encoding DUF444 family protein: MVRRIDRDQQRFNKIIKGKVRQQLRKYINHGEMIGRKGRETVSIPVPNIEIPHFQHGEKGSGGVGQGEGDVGETIGRGQDDGDGKGQAGNQQGQHIREVELTLEELADMLGEALELPRIEPKGDDALTSKKDRYTSIRPTGPDSLRHFKRTYKRALRRMIATNNYDPTEPSIIPTKDDERFRSWKTVSEPHTNAAVIYMMDVSGSMTDVQKEIVRTESFWIDTWLKRQYDGIERRYIVHDAVAHEVDEDTFYRVRESGGTRISSAYRAANQIIQRDFPPSLWNIYCFQFSDGDNWGEDNTECIDNLKQNIFPICNLFCYGQVRSPYGSGDFIKELRKIEEEWDNLILSEIDDKEAIYGSIKTFLGTGK, from the coding sequence ATGGTACGTAGAATTGATCGTGACCAGCAACGATTTAATAAGATTATCAAGGGGAAGGTTCGTCAACAGCTCCGGAAGTATATCAATCATGGTGAGATGATTGGTCGCAAAGGTCGAGAAACTGTCAGTATCCCTGTTCCCAATATTGAGATCCCCCATTTTCAGCATGGCGAAAAAGGAAGTGGCGGAGTAGGCCAGGGGGAAGGTGACGTAGGAGAAACAATCGGCCGTGGTCAGGATGATGGTGATGGTAAAGGTCAAGCCGGTAACCAGCAGGGGCAACATATTCGGGAAGTGGAATTAACACTTGAAGAATTGGCTGACATGCTCGGCGAAGCTCTGGAACTTCCACGAATTGAACCCAAGGGCGATGACGCGCTGACATCCAAGAAAGACCGCTACACATCAATCCGACCCACTGGACCCGATTCATTAAGACATTTTAAACGTACCTACAAACGAGCGCTCAGGAGAATGATTGCGACAAACAATTATGATCCCACTGAGCCGTCAATTATTCCTACTAAAGATGATGAGCGGTTTCGAAGCTGGAAAACCGTTTCAGAACCACATACGAATGCCGCCGTCATTTATATGATGGATGTATCGGGATCAATGACAGACGTCCAGAAAGAAATCGTCCGTACGGAGTCCTTTTGGATTGATACCTGGTTAAAACGTCAATACGACGGTATTGAACGTCGTTATATCGTACATGATGCTGTTGCTCATGAAGTGGATGAAGATACCTTCTACCGAGTTCGCGAAAGTGGTGGAACGCGTATCTCATCCGCTTACCGGGCGGCAAACCAGATCATTCAAAGAGACTTTCCCCCTTCGCTATGGAATATTTACTGTTTTCAATTTTCCGATGGGGACAATTGGGGAGAAGATAACACCGAGTGTATCGACAATCTCAAACAGAACATTTTTCCGATCTGTAATCTTTTCTGTTATGGACAGGTAAGAAGTCCTTATGGGTCCGGGGACTTTATCAAGGAATTACGGAAGATTGAAGAAGAGTGGGATAATTTGATCCTCTCTGAAATTGACGATAAAGAAGCGATCTATGGTTCGATTAAGACGTTTCTGGGAACAGGAAAATAG
- a CDS encoding SpoVR family protein: MVVTTHRPLPKELSDIQQEMEQHALDYGLDFFKTIFEVLDYEELSMFAAYGGFPVRYPHWRFGAQFDELMKGYSYGLQKIYEMVINTDPCYAYLLSANDITDQKLVIAHVYGHCDFFKNNAWFSHTNRKMLDQMANHATRMNRHIDDYGYETVEMFIDTCLSLESLIDPYAPHVRRTKKPPTKEETEKQKTDTAETSSGRFPAKQYMDPYINPEDILEEEANEKRKKAQELADQLKFPKERLRDVLFFLIQYAPLEDWQRDVLSIIRDEAYYFAPQGQTKIMNEGWASFWHSTIMTRHGLTDEGLINYADHHSGTMATSPNRLNPYKLGIELLKDIEERWNKGQFGPEYENCPDMFKKENWNQDLGLGREKIFEVRRIHNDITFIDTFLTPEFCYKNQMFSFAYNDSNRTYEIQSREFEQIKLQLLSSLSNHGRPVIYVQDGNYKNRGELYLEHEYLGVELKLDYAQDTLVNLHTIWKRPVNIETVVDDRPTILSYDGKKHSTNSKEKE; this comes from the coding sequence ATGGTAGTCACAACTCATCGCCCTTTACCTAAAGAATTGAGTGATATCCAACAGGAGATGGAACAGCATGCGCTCGATTATGGTCTCGACTTCTTCAAAACCATCTTTGAAGTCCTGGACTACGAAGAGCTGAGTATGTTTGCCGCCTATGGTGGATTTCCGGTTCGTTATCCTCACTGGAGATTTGGAGCCCAGTTTGATGAATTGATGAAAGGCTATTCGTACGGTCTGCAGAAAATCTATGAAATGGTGATCAATACGGATCCCTGTTATGCCTATCTCTTGAGTGCGAATGACATCACCGATCAAAAACTGGTGATTGCACACGTTTATGGTCACTGTGATTTTTTTAAAAACAACGCCTGGTTCTCGCACACCAATCGCAAAATGCTCGATCAGATGGCCAATCACGCCACCCGTATGAATCGGCATATTGATGATTATGGTTATGAAACAGTGGAGATGTTTATTGATACTTGTCTTTCTTTGGAAAGCTTGATCGATCCCTATGCGCCGCATGTCAGGCGAACGAAGAAGCCTCCCACAAAAGAAGAGACAGAAAAACAAAAAACCGATACCGCTGAAACGTCTTCAGGACGATTTCCAGCAAAGCAGTACATGGATCCGTATATTAATCCTGAAGACATACTCGAAGAAGAGGCCAACGAAAAACGCAAGAAAGCTCAGGAATTGGCCGATCAACTGAAATTTCCAAAAGAACGTTTGCGAGATGTGTTGTTCTTTTTGATTCAGTATGCGCCTTTGGAAGATTGGCAGCGTGATGTGCTTTCGATTATTCGAGATGAAGCGTACTACTTTGCTCCCCAAGGGCAGACCAAGATCATGAACGAGGGTTGGGCCAGTTTCTGGCACTCCACAATTATGACGCGTCATGGTTTGACGGATGAAGGCTTGATCAATTATGCCGATCACCATAGTGGTACGATGGCAACCAGTCCAAACCGACTGAATCCGTATAAGTTAGGAATTGAACTACTCAAAGATATCGAAGAACGCTGGAATAAAGGGCAATTTGGCCCCGAGTACGAGAACTGTCCTGATATGTTTAAAAAAGAGAATTGGAATCAGGATTTAGGGTTGGGCAGAGAGAAAATCTTTGAAGTTCGACGGATTCATAACGATATCACGTTTATCGATACGTTTTTGACTCCTGAGTTCTGCTATAAAAATCAGATGTTTTCGTTTGCCTATAATGATTCCAATCGAACTTACGAAATTCAGTCACGCGAATTTGAGCAGATCAAACTACAACTTTTGAGCAGCCTTAGTAATCATGGACGACCTGTGATTTACGTTCAGGATGGAAACTATAAAAACCGGGGTGAACTCTATCTGGAACATGAATATCTGGGAGTCGAACTCAAGCTCGATTATGCTCAGGATACGCTGGTCAACTTGCATACGATCTGGAAACGACCCGTGAATATCGAAACGGTCGTTGACGACAGACCTACCATCTTGAGTTATGACGGTAAGAAGCATTCCACAAATTCAAAAGAAAAAGAATAA
- a CDS encoding IclR family transcriptional regulator, with the protein MSKTLERNDSRLSYRVPALEKGLEVLELLSGISQPLSLTDIADRLGRTKQELFRVMACLNEQGYLIRDLNQGYRMSTKLFELGSKHASTGALIARATPHMETLANELNEPCHLNLVVRNKMLVIARVNCDADVALAVRIGASFKLHERNSGLVALSFLPDEQRLKYWSQCDLPDDQIREYEAESRAIRQAGFRTMASTLNQGVQDTATPILGAEGRLLAVLCVSHILRVGESRDSTTISSAMLRCSQAISSEFGPTMLKTPDVETHAVH; encoded by the coding sequence ATGAGTAAAACATTAGAAAGAAACGACTCGAGATTATCGTACCGTGTGCCCGCTCTTGAAAAGGGGTTGGAGGTTCTGGAGCTATTGTCTGGTATCTCGCAACCATTGTCTCTGACAGACATTGCAGATCGTTTGGGGCGGACCAAGCAAGAGCTGTTTCGAGTGATGGCCTGCCTCAATGAACAAGGGTATTTAATTCGCGATCTCAATCAGGGCTACCGGATGAGTACCAAACTGTTCGAACTGGGATCCAAGCATGCAAGTACGGGGGCATTAATTGCGCGTGCCACTCCGCACATGGAGACATTGGCGAATGAACTGAATGAGCCATGTCACCTGAACCTGGTCGTTCGCAATAAAATGTTGGTGATTGCACGTGTGAATTGCGATGCAGATGTTGCTTTGGCGGTCCGCATCGGTGCCAGCTTCAAACTTCACGAACGTAACAGCGGTTTAGTAGCGCTATCTTTTTTACCTGACGAACAGAGACTCAAATACTGGTCACAATGTGATTTACCGGATGATCAGATTCGCGAATATGAGGCCGAGTCACGTGCGATTCGGCAAGCTGGTTTTCGTACCATGGCGAGCACGCTGAATCAGGGAGTTCAGGATACGGCTACTCCGATTCTTGGTGCAGAAGGACGGTTGTTGGCAGTGTTGTGTGTTTCACATATTTTACGTGTTGGCGAGTCGCGGGACAGCACGACGATTTCCTCAGCGATGTTACGCTGCTCGCAAGCGATTTCAAGTGAGTTTGGACCGACGATGTTAAAGACACCAGATGTTGAAACGCACGCTGTCCACTGA
- a CDS encoding aminotransferase class V-fold PLP-dependent enzyme, with product MLDQQIRDHDFPSLKGRVYLNTAAEGIPPIAVSEAFQQYFQDKELGMDGRELHEVQWEAAKKVVSQLYGMSSDEVSICSCSSEAFNLAYQSLQLKPGDEVIISDLDFPASYTFGLQQSCPATVKIWEARDWELRLEDLQSLLTDKTRVVSISLVSFFNGFKIPLKEVIQTIRQHSSALIALDVTQALGRIPLDLEDIDLVISSTHKWILASHGGGLVGVPASRANEWTVPAGGWFNLKDAFGDRRFEKAESLPGAASFTVGMPNYPAVYAIRAALDYITAVGLEEINQATEPLVEACLAGLAELPVEFISPRKIENLAGIIAFRHPEAERIYQHLHSKQIHPMYHAGRIRVALHGYNTLDDVETFLRELKYTLSKSFVGT from the coding sequence ATGCTGGATCAACAGATTCGAGATCATGATTTTCCCAGTTTGAAAGGTCGTGTTTACTTAAATACGGCTGCAGAAGGGATTCCTCCAATTGCGGTGAGCGAAGCGTTCCAGCAGTACTTTCAGGACAAAGAACTGGGCATGGATGGCCGTGAGCTTCATGAAGTACAATGGGAAGCAGCAAAAAAAGTAGTTTCCCAATTGTATGGTATGAGTTCCGATGAAGTCAGTATCTGTTCCTGCAGTTCTGAAGCGTTTAATCTGGCATATCAGTCTTTGCAGCTAAAACCAGGTGATGAAGTCATTATCAGTGATTTAGACTTTCCTGCCAGTTATACGTTCGGGTTACAACAGAGTTGTCCTGCCACCGTAAAAATCTGGGAAGCCCGTGATTGGGAATTACGATTGGAAGATCTGCAGTCACTTTTAACAGACAAAACACGTGTGGTGAGTATCTCACTGGTCAGTTTTTTCAATGGGTTCAAAATTCCTTTGAAGGAAGTGATTCAAACGATTCGCCAACATTCTTCCGCTTTAATCGCCTTAGATGTCACTCAGGCCCTGGGACGAATTCCGCTCGATCTGGAAGACATTGATCTGGTAATCAGCAGCACACATAAGTGGATTCTGGCTTCTCATGGTGGGGGGCTGGTAGGCGTGCCTGCGTCGCGTGCGAATGAATGGACTGTTCCCGCCGGGGGCTGGTTTAATCTGAAAGACGCATTTGGAGATCGGCGTTTTGAAAAAGCAGAGAGCCTGCCAGGAGCGGCGAGCTTTACAGTGGGCATGCCCAATTATCCCGCCGTTTATGCAATCCGCGCTGCTTTGGATTATATTACAGCGGTGGGCCTCGAAGAAATTAATCAGGCAACCGAGCCTCTGGTCGAAGCCTGTCTGGCAGGACTCGCAGAGTTACCGGTTGAATTCATTTCGCCGCGGAAGATCGAAAACTTAGCGGGTATTATTGCATTTCGACATCCTGAAGCGGAAAGGATTTATCAACACTTACATAGTAAACAAATTCATCCTATGTATCATGCGGGCAGGATTCGTGTTGCCTTGCATGGATACAATACACTGGACGATGTAGAAACATTTTTACGGGAATTGAAGTACACACTCTCAAAAAGTTTTGTCGGTACATGA